The genomic interval ATTAgcatttatttcttaattactTATCTAATTGtagttgagttttttttttttaattttgaaaatgaagTAGTCAATTTAACAGAACCCGTCTTTGGTGGAATAACAATTCAAGGCTTGACAAACCTAAACCAAAACCCTAATACAAAATGCaacttttctttcttatttaacCACAACCTCCACCAATTCAACTACAAACCCTAATGAACTCATATGTCACCCCTCTCATTATCTCCACTGCTGGCATAGTTTGTTCTACAGTAGCGATAGCAGTGTACCACTGCATCCTCTGGAGGTATTTCGTTAGAACTCAGATAGCACAACACAGGGACAACACAACAAACACAAGTTATGTAAAGAGTGAAGGGGTCCATGAAGAAATCCTTAACAAAATCCCAGTTTTCTCAATCTCTACACAAACAAATAGTGCTGTCATTGCCATTCATTTGGACCAAAATATTGAATGCTCTATTTGCCTTGGACAATGGGAAGATGAGGATGTGGTGCGGTTGTTGCCTTCTTGTTATCATGTTTTCCATAAATCCTGCATTGATTCATGGTTCATGGACCATGCCAATTGCCCAGTTTGTCGGTCACCAATCACTTTTGATTGTGAGTTAGCCTTGCCAATCGCTTCACaaaatgatggtgatgcctaaAATTTCTTACCATATGTGCATATTAATTCATGTAGGTTTGCATGCAATTTATATTCCTCATTAGGTTTTAGTTCTACCCTTTGTTCTCACCAATTTTGTTACTTGGGTTCTTTTAGGGGGTTTTCACATTATTTTGGATTTCAGGGAGATTTAGATTTATTTGCCCTTTTGATGGTTAAAGATTTTAGAGTTGGAGtgatttgaaaacaaaagaaagaaaattgagACTTTGTTAAACTTAATCAAGCAAAGGAGGAACCTTTGATAACttcatttgaaaaaaatggcttcacattgaataaaataaaataacaagaaAATGTAGCTAAGAGATACTTTATtcactaaaagaaaataatatttttaattattttttaattaaatttgaaataagttaCATACCCATTTTATCCGTATGTTAccgtttttatttatttacattaattttttgttattttttaattaaatttgaaataagttacatataaatttaatttatatgtaacaatttttttaattaaatttttaatacattataattcgtatgtaacactttttattattttttaattaaatttaaaataaattacatacgaattatatccgtatgtaacttttttttaattaaatttttaaatacctTACGTACGGATTATATCTGTAATTACTTTTGGTTTACATATGAAAAAAACTGTAATGTCTATTTACATACTTATTAGAATTCGTATGTAACGTTCATTCTACATATGAATTTTTATTCGTATGCAATAATCGATAtgtaatttcaaattttctatcgacatatttaataaatatttacatgTTTGGTTTGCTGAAGATTTTATTTTAGGTCCAAAATTAATTTCAAGTTAAAACAAATTTAGATCATGTTTTTTTTGTTGGATCATAAATATATCAAGCTATATATTAATTTGCTTCTATAACAAAAACGTTCCAACATAAATCAcgtaatttcaaaattaatgtaaatcaaaatcaatgttaataaatattgattttttaagttaaaaataattaataatttatcaaattatttaaaaaaacatcacATTAAATGCaagctaattttaatttaagaaaatgtGAACTTAGGCTTTGAACTGTAAGACAATTAAGCATACGGAAATAAGTCTCAGTCAAGGGTTAAGGTGACAAAAGTTCTCCCATAattacatctaactattacaatacaaatCTTACATGTCCTCTAGAACTTCAGTCACCTATCTGCTTGTATACATAGTACATTCATCCCAGTTCCTAACACAACGAGAAAAACAAGGATAAAccagacaaaaaataattattagttgttatagtgaataaagtagaaaccattttagagactaaaaacaattttgatttctaaattagtttttattattgttaaatgatttctaaattggtatttaattagcaactaagatttttgctaccaaatttagaatttagaatcTAAGGTAGTCATTTCTATATGAATTAGATCATCAGTAAAACTCGAAGATCTAtattaccacataggcatcaatacttaatacacaaacaaacatcaATCTATACATTATTTCAAATGTATTAACTCAATTTCATATCATTTTcatcaatatcattcaaaagacaaatccacaacattcaaaaacctatttaacataaaaaaaatataacacttaaatactaaaccatcaaaatctaatatttttacaagaaacaatatatatataaataaaaacacacaatatataaacaaacaacatccctgcaagataaattgaatattgggaccacgttccctccacatccagatcttttAGCTTAGGGtagtattaaaaattaaagttagtttTCTTTATTCTGATAGAAATTCTACCCACTCCAAAATTTAGGAACCTCGAGCAAGTTATACAAAcattaccaaattttagtatgagcttaattaagttgagagaaacacttttcCCAACTAACCCCACTAAGATTGATGATAAAATCATAGAGAAAAATATAGAATAAgagatatttagagtaaaaatgaactagCAAATTACATGGCATCTTTAAGTTCTTCAACAAATATCGTAACCAAAATATCGCGTGGTATTCTGTTTCTGCGCAGCAGATGATCTTGATaagtttgtctgttttttttagttccatgagataataaaagaaccaagaaaaatgcattACCCATATACTGATCTCTGatttgtctgacaacctccccagtctgagtcgcaataagtTGTCAATGTCAAATTGTTCTCAGATGACAATAGCAATCCTTGTCCTAGTGATCCTTTCGAATTGCGGCATCCCTATAAGGTTTTCGTGGAGTCTCTATATAGGGTCCAAACCAAAAACAATATGACAGGCCAAGTAACCGTAAGGTATATCAGCCGTCCCACAAGTCTCATGTATTTGACTAGATCCTTTAATAACTTTCCATTGTCCgatgtgagttttaggtattgctccattggaaatttgtctagACGACCAaaaggtgagaaagtgaaggtgggtGATTATATAACAGTTCAAaaagtgatttattttttagtaaaggcgGTGGaaagcgattaatgatatatatgTGGAGGTTAAAATGCAttccccaaaattctaatgtaAATGGGACTGAAATAGGAAGGCTCGTATTATGTTTGTGTGTTTTACTAGTCCATTTTGTTACTAGACGCAGatgcgttgacattcaatacttTTTTGAAATTcgcattgaaataaatttcaatatGTTGTCACGCGGGATGGTTTTAATATAtgtctgaaattgattttgtgcaaatgtaattAATGATTCTAAGATATGTTAGGTTTAAGATTTGTGATTTATAAGAAACAGTCAAGTgcatctagtatagtcatcgactataatgagaaagaaaatattttcaaaaatgagTTGGGATTTTATAAGGAttccaaatgtcacaatgcaatagattaaatggagaacgagattttattgtgcttaaaggaaagggtaaccttgtctgtttagctttgggacaaatactacaattattatgaatggaAATAAGATTTTTACGGTAGTAATGAAGATGCAAGTTGTAGACGCGTCGGAGAAGGATGTCCGAGGCGATTGTGCCATAAATAAGGGTCGGTTGAAATTTGAGATGCgcgggcttggtttggaagagagGATATGTAGTATAAGCTCGCCTATTGTTTACCCAAGTCAATCATCTCTCCGTAGCCAAGTCTTGCAAAACTCAACCATGAGGAAAAAgaacgacacaacaatttagggAACTGATTATCTTACTAAcagacatgagatttaaattaaaataagaaacgcaaagaacattttttttttagagtgatattgtcattgaatttaattgtgccaGTAGATGAGATGGTCGCAGCTGAGCCTGTGAGCAGATTAACATTTGGAATAAATGATAATGAAGTGTGTctaaaaaattgtgaatcagatgcaatgttatcagttgctccgctatccaaaattCATGGTTTCGTAGAAGCAGAATCAATAAACGAGTTATGGACAAACAGACCTGCAACTTTATAAACGCATCACTTTTACCATTATTATTAAGCGAGTAAACCGCCTTTGTCAATTGCTGAATTTGATCGATAGTGAAGCCTTGAATTTGCTCttataccatataagaaaatggcATATAAGAAGATGGTAAGTAAAATGGtaattcctttatttttttgtgCGTATTTACATCACtccatgtataggaaatatatacaaATGTACGAAGActttctctccaaattacaaactaattatggaacattatcaaattaattacatataattgtcTATAATTACGCATAATTTGATAATCATTATTTccttactataaaaaaaatatcttgaaAATCTTGATGATATATTTTCCTTGCTTCAAAATTATCCTATTTTTTTGTTCCAAGTCATTCACACAATAACTCACTAAAAGTTCttccaaattttattttgtttcactttcaaatatattaaattaaaatttataaaatgttgcATTGGGTCCTAATGGTGTACCGATTGGGTTCCAACCCACTTAACACACATACACCATATGAAATAAGATTCCTTACAAGTTATAAGAGCATGTGTGAAACAGTTTCCTCAACCAGATTGCTAAATTCACAAAGTATACCCGGTAGCCCAACCCTATTATACGTTTCAAATTAACCTTTGTTGGTACCCTTCCCTTGAGAAATCTCCAAGCCACATGTGTAGTTGCAGAATAGAATGAACTacttggtctctaaaattaaaagTTCTACTTTATTAGCATTTGGATATCAAAATTAGGTAATAACATTAACAAAAAACTAACAAAATTGAATGATAACTAAAACCTATACTAATAATCAAACTCCATCTTAATGGATTGGAACAACTCCGACACGATCCATATTCTTGTTTTGAAGTTATGATAATGTTAAGAcctaaaattaattattgattaaTTTGTATAGATTTAGGACAAAGGTAGGTTGATAGATGTATGAGTTTTGTTTTTAAGTGAGGCTCCAAATTTCCAGCGCTCCTACCTAACTACCTCATCTCTttgtacaaaaaaaaaaattgcattgtGTCGTTAGTTTAATAATCACAGAAAAGGTGTCTACGCAATGATAACTTTTTGGTGTGGTCAAGTATAAGCATAACTAATGATTCACATTTACAGAGTTAAAAGAATAAGtgaaagaaggaaagaaattaaCAAAGGAATATAGAGAAAAGCAGTGGGCGTATTTTTAGGAGGTTATGTAGGGCAAAAGGAGAGAAAGTGTGGGCAACTCATTGAGCTCTCCAAAATTGGCAATGATAAATGGAAAGTTGATTTGTCCCTGTTACTTTACATGCACacgaattaataaattaaataaaatacaaaagatacataaaaaaaaaaaaaaaaaactattatcttTATGTAAATGACCCATGTGGATGGGGGGCCATTGAAAACTATAAAACGGACTTCCCAAAGACTTGCCTTTTTATTCCTTAATTACGTATACACCcacaataattaaatattaaacaaatcTGCATTATTGAATCTTCAGAAGGGGGAATTCCTTTTTTTGGACCCCAACAGAGGGAACTTTCCTATATACCCTTTCTTTTTTCCCACATCACGGACCTTGCCCAAACCCTCCTACTTctttattcaaaaaaattataatcacgAGGTTTCCCACAAAGAGGGTTGTATTATATATTACAAAGGGACTATATGATCTTGAATATTGAACAGGTATCAATTTAACTGATAATAAaaaccattaaataaaaattaattttaaaaattaaaaataattaatcactatatatCCAATTCAGTCAATATAgtgattagttatttttttatttttaaaataaatttttattcaataattttgttGGAATATAGAAGAATAGGAATAAGCATAATTAGGAGGCGAAGGGAGCTCTATGAGGAATTCCTTTTCTTCTCCTTGCGTTTGAAGGTGTGGCTGGATACATGTCTTGTGTTGAACCTTCACGCAATCCTTCTTCTTGCTGTCTTGATGAGATTGATCCTCTTGAAGTTGAAGTAGTAGTAGTAGTCTCCATTGTCAATTCATCATTATTCCTACCATCCAAACCAAAGCTTGAATCCCCATTTTTCTTTATTCCTTCAAGCTAGTTAAATTCCACAATTAAGGTATATGTATTAGCAGAAACATTGAATTAAATGGCGACATTAATGATATGTCACGTCATGTTCCCAAGGATacttagaatttaaataattgtaaaACGGGTGCTTTATGACTATTAAGAAGGAATTAAAATATGAGTGGCATGTTGTTATGCAGAGACATGATGAATATTCAAAAGTAGAGGGAATATAATTATGATGGTGAATGATGGTGATGGGGTTTCAAATGTAGGTGATGATGTATGGGTGGTGGGTGTTATACCCATATGATGAGGATGATTGAGTTGTGAATGATGTGCATGTTGATAATGAAATGAAGAATATGGCAAAAATATAATGATAAGAAGATTAATAGTATTTGTTTCACCTTACATCCCAAAGAACAGAAGCGAAATGGGTCCAAGAGGCTCCTTCCACAAATCTCACAAATGTGAGCTACTCCTTTTCCAGATTTTGGTTGAGGCCTCACATTCAAGAACAAAACTCGAGCACTGTTTATCACATATGTCTGCACTCCACTTATGTCCAACACCCTCTCAATTTCACCCACCCTCACTACATCATGATACGAAGATCTTCTTATCTATCCATCAATAACAGCCTCACAAAATTATTCAATATAACAAAATCaaacattattatatatatatgcaaaTGAACAACTGTGTGTACTACTCCACCCACCTGAATCactccatgatctttgtgtcgAGAAGAACGACAATAGAAACAGAAGGCTTCGCCACTGCAATCTAGACAAAACATGTTACATTCACTCCTTGCTGCGTCTGCGTGAATTCGACAAACATTGAAGAAAGGTGTGTGAAGAAGCTGCTCAAGCCAAGGAGGTACCAGAACTGTGTCCTGTTCAAATCCATTGTCGGAGAAAATGGACATTGTAAACCTCGTCAATTGAAAAAACAACCGAAATCTAAGactgtaaaataaatatatataccaTGGTGGGTAGATGAGGATATAGTATTAACAATGTGGCTGAATTGAATGGGTGAGTGCAGAATGTTAGAACCGTTTTGATTCAGTTGTTGAAAAAGAAAACGCAGATgctgaagatgaagatgaaaatGGCGAGGGAGAGAAAGagcaaagaaaataataaacgGCCTTCGACTTAGAATTCAACTACACAACAACGCTAAAGAGTGTATAAGTACAAAGGGTGATTAAAGAAATAGGAGAATGTAGGGATGAGATGGAAAGATAGGAGTCATGGAAGATCACAGCCGTTGGATGCTTGGAGATGTGTTTGGCGTTTACGCTACTTTGGATCTTCTTTGCGTCTCTAAGTTGGCACAATACAAAATTTACCTACCCTAGATGTATTCTAGTACTTATTCACCATCCAACATGCCATACTTATCCACGTGGCGTCACATCTATGGTCACTCACAGATTAGTGGCTCCCACTCTCAAAGAATCTCCTGTTAcctctttttaaaatattattagccctagtatttaattatatattaaaaaaaaattcagactCTTTATAATTGTTTcttctcttttatatatattttttacactcTTCTGCagtttgtttataaaattacacaataataaagaaaaaaaggacagagatattattttgtaaagtggaactattaaataatattttaaccaacaataataaattaataaattagaatTTTGTAGGGTGCTCTAACCTATAAACATGATGTaccatatttataatatatcttCTTCAATCCTATAAAATATATCTTAAAAAACATACATGCATGTAtatcaaaagataaaaaattatggAAGAACGTTACATTAATATCACTTGCAATATTTATATTGTATAATCTCTTTATCTCTATTCTTAACTTACAAGAACATTTATCTTTGaattttgtttctctttcaAACTTATGTATTTAGGGTTTACCTTAATGAAAATCACAAATGTTCTCATTTTGAAACATCCTCTTTATAGACTCTTCATAGTTCTACACTCCACCttcttttttaagttttattgaAAGTTTTATGAGTAcctttttatttgttcttttataaaCTTATCATGTTCTTCTCTTTTCTGACAAACAAACTGATTGATTAGATTTATATTGTTTAAAGCtgtcttttttatattttgtttttttaataacgttattctaaaacaaaaataattatttcttataatttgaatttgttataaatttttgtttcgtgattaactattttaattaaaattaataaaatcatacatatatatatataacatgcAAAGTAAATATATAGAGAGTTTCTCTCTTCAAATTACAAtataattaggtaggatactaatcaggtaggatactaatcatgttGGAGATTTGGAGATCTCACGTCGACTAGGGATTaaagcctttcatagtatataagtgggtgcaaacctcacctcattgagccagttttatgggatagttttatgagattgagttaggcttaaagttcactacTTAACAGAGAtactaaacaaatttttattttaatgaaattaacTTATGTATAAATAGAATAACTTCTCAGATCACCTTAAATGAAAGAgtattaaattgaataaaaatattactaaaactAATAGAAATAGGGATGTTATCTATATTGAcattttatgataataaaaatttaatataattgatttttttgataaaattataataaaaaaatatacaaattaaaaaaattgtaataaaaaaatattagaaaataatatacTTGTTATTAGTTattacaattataaaataaaattacttttaatttttatcatcACGACcacttaatataaataatatattatagattataaaaataaaaaataattaacaatgATATAGAGAAAATGAATAAACAAATGTGTATATacgttttcttattttattttgggtgATTTTAATTATATGAATGGCATTATGCATAATGTAGACAAAATTTCATGTCATGATGGATTGATCTAACTTTAATTTGCCTCAAATCCAATCAATGTCATGCAAAGCAAATAATCAATAATTTGTTTCTCTCTTCATTGTACTTTCTCTTACTATCATTTTGCTTTTTGTGTTTTACTATCACTTTAGTTACACTTTGTTAATTTGAGATCTAAAAGAAACAAATAGTacatttgaaattatttaaccTTTTTTTGGTAACAAGTTACAGGAAaagaataaatgaaaataatttggtGAAAATATATgagaacaatttttaaaaatagtaggatctattttcattttatttttacatatttttaattatttatttatatcttttattattagtttttctatttctctttaacggaatattaattttatttttcttgtcacctattttaatttttttatctactttattttattagtcTCGATCAATGAAACCTTaatttcagaaaataaagaaaaaattgaattatcttTGTCTTgtttatttgaagaaaaaagtGAGAgagattttataatataaaaataatttgtaaataaataacatttttttttcgaaggaattgtctttttttttccttcgtTTATTAGAATGAGGAAATGAAGGAACTTGAActtttaattattaactaaTGTTTGCTCTCTGTTTCACCGATCTCAACCCTATCTCTTATATACAGAGGCaattatcaatcaatttttATCTGAAACATAATCATTGATACGAAATGAtcgtaatttttttatatttggtaTTCTAGAATACATAAACATTTttccaaattttatattttttataatatattttcatttttagtttctggaatttttttagaatgtatttttttattccataattatttttaccgaatgagattttgatattttaattttatttcagaaATTTATTTTCAGAACACAACCATCAATTctggaatttattttttaattctagattttcaattatgaaataaaggcaattttagaattttataagt from Phaseolus vulgaris cultivar G19833 chromosome 1, P. vulgaris v2.0, whole genome shotgun sequence carries:
- the LOC137814506 gene encoding protein RGF1 INDUCIBLE TRANSCRIPTION FACTOR 1-like, whose product is MDTVLVPPWLEQLLHTPFFNVCRIHADAARSECNMFCLDCSGEAFCFYCRSSRHKDHGVIQIRRSSYHDVVRVGEIERVLDISGVQTYVINSARVLFLNVRPQPKSGKGVAHICEICGRSLLDPFRFCSLGCKLEGIKKNGDSSFGLDGRNNDELTMETTTTTSTSRGSISSRQQEEGLREGSTQDMYPATPSNARRRKGIPHRAPFAS